One Dioscorea cayenensis subsp. rotundata cultivar TDr96_F1 chromosome 17, TDr96_F1_v2_PseudoChromosome.rev07_lg8_w22 25.fasta, whole genome shotgun sequence DNA window includes the following coding sequences:
- the LOC120281359 gene encoding protein MICRORCHIDIA 6-like isoform X1: MGRKDLYNRLQIGGYEMNLAEIIDLCDDDDETEVKDARGASILHLGLIKEKARSAIAIHQADFGDYTVREVFAPVESLNIPNGFLATGQLAHSANGVDFETSLPGSAPLCRQFWIAGDYEPVIPFGPTYDDGQNRMQVHPKFLHSNATSHKWAFGAIAELLDNALDEVHNGATFVALDKNINPQNGSPALLIRDDGGGMDPGSLRRCMSFGFSNKLLDSSIGQYGNGFKTSTMRLGADVVVFSRSMSQGTQSVGILSYTSLRQIGCDDVIVPVVDYKFDPVTGEYGMLACYSQKKFTSNLSLLLKWSPYSTEGELLKQFEDIGSHGTKIVIFNLWNNDDGEMELDFESDAKDVMISGGHKMLPSKTVSKIQKQKYVATQLWYSLRAYSSILYLHLPMNFRIILRGHVVDPHYIVNDLKFREGIKYRPQLLGNMEGEINTIIGYLEGSPNIDVHGFNIYHKNRLILPFLPVVSSTNGKGKGVAGVLEANFIKPTHNKQDFERSTLYQRLVGRLREMTTEYWDLHCHLVGYRTKRVPPSLPPSSSVPAYPMQHSVESSAHVNPRPLREIPAAAAASEVSSSELNSHHPVLNGNDIFLTNKRKHDGVMPIRESLKKQAVINGTPTEVASNGKMKVRQPTHMRTQESIIMRQENEKLCAECADLEMNTKELLLKEQYLRLELQIVQEAYEKLSIEYQSRNHSKVEKL, translated from the exons ATGGGAAGGAAGGATTTATATAACCGACTTCAAATAGGTG GCTATGAGATGAACTTGGCAGAGATCATTGACttatgtgatgatgatgatgaaactgAAGTAAAAGATGCAAGAGGTGCATCTATTTTACATTTAGGTTTAATCAAGGAAAAGGCAAGATCTGCAATTGCAATTCACCAAGCAGATTTTGGAGATTATACTGTTAGAGAAGTTTTCGCTCCAGTGGAAAGTTTGAATATTCCGAATGGTTTCTTGGCTACAGGCCAATTAGCTCATTCAGCCAATGGAGTTGACTTTGAAACTTCCTTACCTGGTTCTGCGCCACTTTGCAGACAATTTTGGATTGCTGGAGACTATGAACCTGTGATACCTTTTGGACCGACCTATGATG ATGGCCAAAATCGAATGCAAGTACATCCTAAGTTTCTTCATTCAAATGCTACATCACATAAATGGGCTTTTGGTG CCATAGCCGAGTTGCTAGACAATGCATTGGATGAG GTGCATAATGGGGCCACATTTGTTGCTCtagataaaaacataaatccacAAAATGGAAGTCCAGCCTTGCTGATAAGAG atGATGGAGGTGGAATGGACCCAGGATCACTGCGGCGTTGCATGAGCTTTGGATTTTCAAATAAACTTTTAGATTCTTCGATTGGCCAGT ATGGAAATGGTTTCAAGACCAGCACCATGCGACTAGGTGCAGATGTAGTTGTATTTAGCCGCAGTATGAGCCAAGG GACTCAAAGTGTTGGTATCCTTTCGTACACCTCTCTGAGGCAAATTGGTTGTGATGATGTAATTGTTCCTGTG GTTGACTATAAGTTTGATCCAGTGACTGGTGAATATGGGATGTTAGCTTGTTATAGCCAAAAGAAGTTCACTTCTAATTTATCTCTTCTATTGAAATGGTCTCCCTATTCTACAGAAGGTGAATTGTTGAAGCAG TTTGAAGACATAGGATCTCATGGCACAAAGATTGTCATCTTCAATCTATGGAATAATGATGATGGAGAGATGGAGCTTGATTTCGAATCTGATGCAAAG GATGTGATGATTAGCGGTGGACATAAAATGCTGCCGTCAAAAACtgtttcaaaaatacaaaagcaGAAATATGTCGCAACTCAATTATGGTATTCTCTTCGA GCTTATTCATCCATCTTATATCTGCATTTACCGATGAACTTTAGGATTATTTTGCGTGGTCATGTTGTTGACCCTCATTACATTGTGAATGATCTCAAATTCCGTGAAGGTATCAAGTATAGACCACAACTCTTGGGGAACATGGAG GGTGAGATCAACACCATTATTGGGTACTTGGAAGGCTCCCCAAATATTGATGTTCatggttttaatatatatcacaAAAACCGGCTCATATTG CCATTTCTTCCAGTTGTTTCCTCCACAAATGGCAAGGGCAAAGGTGTTGCTG GAGTTCTTGAAGCAAATTTCATTAAACCCACCCACAATAAACAAGATTTTGAGAGGTCAACCCTTTACCAGAGACTTGTTGGTCGCTTGAGAGAGATGACCACCGAATACTG GGATTTACATTGTCATCTGGTTGGCTATCGGACAAAGAGAGTTCCACCTTCTTTGCCACCATCAAGTTCTGTGCCTGCATATCCTATGCAACATTCAGTAGAATCCAGCGCACATGTCAATCCAAGACCTTTAAGAGAAATTCCTGCTGCCGCTGCTGCTTCAGAAGTATCTTCTTCTGAGCTAAATTCACATCATCCTGTGCTGAACGGCAATGACATTTTCCTGACAA ATAAAAGGAAACATGATGGTGTGATGCCTATAAGGGAATCACTTAAGAAGCAGGCTGTAATCAATGGAACACCCACTGAAGTTGCAAGCAATGGCAAGATGAAG GTCAGGCAGCCTACTCATATGAGAACCCAAGAGTCGATAATCATGAGACAAGAAAATGAGAAGCTCTGCGCAGA GTGTGCAGATCTGGAAATGAACACTAAAGAACTGTTGCTCAAG GAACAATATCTCAGACTTGAGTTGCAAATTGTCCAGGAAGCTTACGAGAAGTTGTCTATTGAGTATCAATCACGAAATCACTCAAAAGTGGAGAAGCTGTAG
- the LOC120281327 gene encoding uncharacterized protein LOC120281327 isoform X2, whose protein sequence is MAVSSLASSSLLNWASKSPLSFSSSTHKNIKCGEWRCFGGKRLEVQQINCIHGNSGRLHWSSNVKLCSRRRWVPFAAIGDKASCNESVSVDTDLEKLHVVAREEEEQEDSDDDDEEEEEDKEEDSFSSDTSNMYVSGQRTEGKPGFITFHGFPYQRPSTEVLVSVPSKETSRIFWFIGPTVLVAFLVLPSLYLRSIFSTVFEDSLLTDFLILFFTEALFYGGVAIFLMLIDRVWRPLHQVQAEPKTYVWSKLKLGFRISSVATFVLSLIIPLVTMGMVWPWTGPAASATLAPYLVGLVVQFAFEQYARFRRSPAWSVIPVIFQVYRLHQLNRAAQLVTALSFSVRGAEMTPQILAINSSLGTLLSVLQILGVICIWSLSSFLMRFLPASRVIPDS, encoded by the exons ATGGCGGTTTCATCgcttgcttcttcttctctcttgaaCTGGGCTTCCAAATCCCCCCTTTCATTTTCCTCATCTACTCACAAGAACATCAAG TGTGGTGAATGGAGATGTTTTGGAGGCAAGAGACTGGAAGTTCAGCAGATCAATTGTATTCATG GAAACTCGGGTCGATTGCATTGGTCATCCAATGTAAAATTATGTTCTCGAAGGCGATGGGTCCCTTTTGCGGCTATTGGCGATAAAGCATCTTGTAATGAATCGGTTTCAGTTGATACAGACCTGGAAAAGTTGCATGTTGTTgccagagaagaagaagaacaagaagatagtgatgatgatgatgaagaagaagaggaagataaagaagaagattCTTTCTCAAGTGACACTTCAAATATGTATGTTTCTGGTCAAAGAACTGAGGGGAAGCCGGGATTCATCACATTTCATGGTTTTCCTTACCAAAGGCCAAGTACTGAGGTCCTTGTGTCTGTCCCAAGTAAAGAAACATCGAGAATTTTCTGGTTCATTGGTCCGACTGTCCTGGTGGCCTTTTTAGTTCTCCCATCACTTTACTTGCGGAGCATATTTTCTACTGTATTTGAAGACTCTCTTCTAACAG ATTTTCTGATACTCTTTTTCACGGAAGCCCTTTTTTATGGAGGGGTTGCAATCTTTCTGATGTTGATTGATCGTGTTTGGAGACCATTGCATCAAGTGCAAGCCGAGCCTAAAACTTATGTTTGGTCAAAATTGAAGCTTGGCTTTCGTATATCTTCCGTAGCAACCTTTGTGCTTAGCCTCATAATACCTCTTGTGACAATGGGCATGGTTTGGCCATGGACTGGGCCAGCAGCTTCAGCTACTCTTGCACCTTATTTGGTAGGACTCGTTGTGCAATTTGCATTTGAGCAGTATGCTCGGTTTCGGAGGTCACCGGCTTGGTCAGTCATTCCTGTCATTTTTCAG GTTTATAGGTTGCATCAATTGAATCGAGCTGCCCAGTTGGTGACAGCACTGTCCTTCTCAGTAAGAGGAGCTGAGATGACACCACAAATTCTGGCAATCAATAGTTCCCTGGGAACTCTACTAAGTGTTCTCCAAATCCTTGGGGTTATTTGCATTTGGTCCCTCTCCAGCTTCCTCATGAGATTCCTTCCAGCTTCACGAGTTATCCCAGACTCTTGA
- the LOC120281327 gene encoding uncharacterized protein LOC120281327 isoform X3, producing MYVSGQRTEGKPGFITFHGFPYQRPSTEVLVSVPSKETSRIFWFIGPTVLVAFLVLPSLYLRSIFSTVFEDSLLTDFLILFFTEALFYGGVAIFLMLIDRVWRPLHQVQAEPKTYVWSKLKLGFRISSVATFVLSLIIPLVTMGMVWPWTGPAASATLAPYLVGLVVQFAFEQYARFRRSPAWSVIPVIFQVYRLHQLNRAAQLVTALSFSVRGAEMTPQILAINSSLGTLLSVLQILGVICIWSLSSFLMRFLPASRVIPDS from the exons ATGTATGTTTCTGGTCAAAGAACTGAGGGGAAGCCGGGATTCATCACATTTCATGGTTTTCCTTACCAAAGGCCAAGTACTGAGGTCCTTGTGTCTGTCCCAAGTAAAGAAACATCGAGAATTTTCTGGTTCATTGGTCCGACTGTCCTGGTGGCCTTTTTAGTTCTCCCATCACTTTACTTGCGGAGCATATTTTCTACTGTATTTGAAGACTCTCTTCTAACAG ATTTTCTGATACTCTTTTTCACGGAAGCCCTTTTTTATGGAGGGGTTGCAATCTTTCTGATGTTGATTGATCGTGTTTGGAGACCATTGCATCAAGTGCAAGCCGAGCCTAAAACTTATGTTTGGTCAAAATTGAAGCTTGGCTTTCGTATATCTTCCGTAGCAACCTTTGTGCTTAGCCTCATAATACCTCTTGTGACAATGGGCATGGTTTGGCCATGGACTGGGCCAGCAGCTTCAGCTACTCTTGCACCTTATTTGGTAGGACTCGTTGTGCAATTTGCATTTGAGCAGTATGCTCGGTTTCGGAGGTCACCGGCTTGGTCAGTCATTCCTGTCATTTTTCAG GTTTATAGGTTGCATCAATTGAATCGAGCTGCCCAGTTGGTGACAGCACTGTCCTTCTCAGTAAGAGGAGCTGAGATGACACCACAAATTCTGGCAATCAATAGTTCCCTGGGAACTCTACTAAGTGTTCTCCAAATCCTTGGGGTTATTTGCATTTGGTCCCTCTCCAGCTTCCTCATGAGATTCCTTCCAGCTTCACGAGTTATCCCAGACTCTTGA
- the LOC120280125 gene encoding uncharacterized protein LOC120280125, which translates to MSSLARLATPFMASLRRNPTLFLSPNPQRCRCGLSNIRLNSLEISPKSHKILGLRRKLMQSLNLSGGMGRKVCFGSCVGLSVATGLACTQSSVAHAMADYHSDSGETTEAMRRETNRFWSLMRKIQLPILLAFVLLYSRGHPIAVAIDFFLLLFCTRPNPLSIYIFIEELRQRDMHADPSFYKTKLLYLKNVQVKDYKILCVAKVELVHKRLFVIGMLGEWFDFSF; encoded by the exons ATGTCTAGCTTGGCGAGATTAGCGACCCCCTTCATGGCCTCTCTCCGGCGAAATCCAACTCTCTTCTTATCCCCAAACCCAC AGCGTTGTAGATGTGGACTGTCAAACATACGCCTCAATAGCCTTGAGATTTCGCCTAAATCTCACAAGATTCTCGGACTGCGAAGAAAACTTATGCAAAGTTTAAACCTTTCGGGCGGCATGG GAAGGAAAGTATGTTTTGGAAGTTGTGTCGGCTTGTCAGTTGCAACGGGACTGGCGTGTACTCAGTCAAGTGTTGCTCATGCTATGGCAG ATTATCACTCAGACTCGGGAGAGACCACGGAAGCTATGAGAAGGGAAACAAATAGATTCTGGTCTCTCATGAGAAAAATTCAGCTGCCCATTCTTCTGGCCTTTGTATTATTATACTCACGGGGGCATCCTATTGCTGTtgcaattgatttttttcttcttctgttctGCACAAGGCCCAACCCTTtgtctatttatatttttattgaagag TTGCGGCAGAGGGATATGCATGCAGACCCAAGCTTCTATAAAACAAAG TTGCTTTACTTGAAGAATGTTCAAGTCAAAGACTACAAAATTCTCTGTGTTGCCAAAGTTGAACTGGTACACAAGAGGCTTTTTGTAATCGGGATGTTGGGTGAGTGGTTTGATTTCAGTTTTTGA
- the LOC120281327 gene encoding uncharacterized protein LOC120281327 isoform X1 — translation MAVSSLASSSLLNWASKSPLSFSSSTHKNIKCGEWRCFGGKRLEVQQINCIHVGNSGRLHWSSNVKLCSRRRWVPFAAIGDKASCNESVSVDTDLEKLHVVAREEEEQEDSDDDDEEEEEDKEEDSFSSDTSNMYVSGQRTEGKPGFITFHGFPYQRPSTEVLVSVPSKETSRIFWFIGPTVLVAFLVLPSLYLRSIFSTVFEDSLLTDFLILFFTEALFYGGVAIFLMLIDRVWRPLHQVQAEPKTYVWSKLKLGFRISSVATFVLSLIIPLVTMGMVWPWTGPAASATLAPYLVGLVVQFAFEQYARFRRSPAWSVIPVIFQVYRLHQLNRAAQLVTALSFSVRGAEMTPQILAINSSLGTLLSVLQILGVICIWSLSSFLMRFLPASRVIPDS, via the exons ATGGCGGTTTCATCgcttgcttcttcttctctcttgaaCTGGGCTTCCAAATCCCCCCTTTCATTTTCCTCATCTACTCACAAGAACATCAAG TGTGGTGAATGGAGATGTTTTGGAGGCAAGAGACTGGAAGTTCAGCAGATCAATTGTATTCATG TAGGAAACTCGGGTCGATTGCATTGGTCATCCAATGTAAAATTATGTTCTCGAAGGCGATGGGTCCCTTTTGCGGCTATTGGCGATAAAGCATCTTGTAATGAATCGGTTTCAGTTGATACAGACCTGGAAAAGTTGCATGTTGTTgccagagaagaagaagaacaagaagatagtgatgatgatgatgaagaagaagaggaagataaagaagaagattCTTTCTCAAGTGACACTTCAAATATGTATGTTTCTGGTCAAAGAACTGAGGGGAAGCCGGGATTCATCACATTTCATGGTTTTCCTTACCAAAGGCCAAGTACTGAGGTCCTTGTGTCTGTCCCAAGTAAAGAAACATCGAGAATTTTCTGGTTCATTGGTCCGACTGTCCTGGTGGCCTTTTTAGTTCTCCCATCACTTTACTTGCGGAGCATATTTTCTACTGTATTTGAAGACTCTCTTCTAACAG ATTTTCTGATACTCTTTTTCACGGAAGCCCTTTTTTATGGAGGGGTTGCAATCTTTCTGATGTTGATTGATCGTGTTTGGAGACCATTGCATCAAGTGCAAGCCGAGCCTAAAACTTATGTTTGGTCAAAATTGAAGCTTGGCTTTCGTATATCTTCCGTAGCAACCTTTGTGCTTAGCCTCATAATACCTCTTGTGACAATGGGCATGGTTTGGCCATGGACTGGGCCAGCAGCTTCAGCTACTCTTGCACCTTATTTGGTAGGACTCGTTGTGCAATTTGCATTTGAGCAGTATGCTCGGTTTCGGAGGTCACCGGCTTGGTCAGTCATTCCTGTCATTTTTCAG GTTTATAGGTTGCATCAATTGAATCGAGCTGCCCAGTTGGTGACAGCACTGTCCTTCTCAGTAAGAGGAGCTGAGATGACACCACAAATTCTGGCAATCAATAGTTCCCTGGGAACTCTACTAAGTGTTCTCCAAATCCTTGGGGTTATTTGCATTTGGTCCCTCTCCAGCTTCCTCATGAGATTCCTTCCAGCTTCACGAGTTATCCCAGACTCTTGA
- the LOC120281359 gene encoding protein MICRORCHIDIA 6-like isoform X2, with translation MNLAEIIDLCDDDDETEVKDARGASILHLGLIKEKARSAIAIHQADFGDYTVREVFAPVESLNIPNGFLATGQLAHSANGVDFETSLPGSAPLCRQFWIAGDYEPVIPFGPTYDDGQNRMQVHPKFLHSNATSHKWAFGAIAELLDNALDEVHNGATFVALDKNINPQNGSPALLIRDDGGGMDPGSLRRCMSFGFSNKLLDSSIGQYGNGFKTSTMRLGADVVVFSRSMSQGTQSVGILSYTSLRQIGCDDVIVPVVDYKFDPVTGEYGMLACYSQKKFTSNLSLLLKWSPYSTEGELLKQFEDIGSHGTKIVIFNLWNNDDGEMELDFESDAKDVMISGGHKMLPSKTVSKIQKQKYVATQLWYSLRAYSSILYLHLPMNFRIILRGHVVDPHYIVNDLKFREGIKYRPQLLGNMEGEINTIIGYLEGSPNIDVHGFNIYHKNRLILPFLPVVSSTNGKGKGVAGVLEANFIKPTHNKQDFERSTLYQRLVGRLREMTTEYWDLHCHLVGYRTKRVPPSLPPSSSVPAYPMQHSVESSAHVNPRPLREIPAAAAASEVSSSELNSHHPVLNGNDIFLTNKRKHDGVMPIRESLKKQAVINGTPTEVASNGKMKVRQPTHMRTQESIIMRQENEKLCAECADLEMNTKELLLKEQYLRLELQIVQEAYEKLSIEYQSRNHSKVEKL, from the exons ATGAACTTGGCAGAGATCATTGACttatgtgatgatgatgatgaaactgAAGTAAAAGATGCAAGAGGTGCATCTATTTTACATTTAGGTTTAATCAAGGAAAAGGCAAGATCTGCAATTGCAATTCACCAAGCAGATTTTGGAGATTATACTGTTAGAGAAGTTTTCGCTCCAGTGGAAAGTTTGAATATTCCGAATGGTTTCTTGGCTACAGGCCAATTAGCTCATTCAGCCAATGGAGTTGACTTTGAAACTTCCTTACCTGGTTCTGCGCCACTTTGCAGACAATTTTGGATTGCTGGAGACTATGAACCTGTGATACCTTTTGGACCGACCTATGATG ATGGCCAAAATCGAATGCAAGTACATCCTAAGTTTCTTCATTCAAATGCTACATCACATAAATGGGCTTTTGGTG CCATAGCCGAGTTGCTAGACAATGCATTGGATGAG GTGCATAATGGGGCCACATTTGTTGCTCtagataaaaacataaatccacAAAATGGAAGTCCAGCCTTGCTGATAAGAG atGATGGAGGTGGAATGGACCCAGGATCACTGCGGCGTTGCATGAGCTTTGGATTTTCAAATAAACTTTTAGATTCTTCGATTGGCCAGT ATGGAAATGGTTTCAAGACCAGCACCATGCGACTAGGTGCAGATGTAGTTGTATTTAGCCGCAGTATGAGCCAAGG GACTCAAAGTGTTGGTATCCTTTCGTACACCTCTCTGAGGCAAATTGGTTGTGATGATGTAATTGTTCCTGTG GTTGACTATAAGTTTGATCCAGTGACTGGTGAATATGGGATGTTAGCTTGTTATAGCCAAAAGAAGTTCACTTCTAATTTATCTCTTCTATTGAAATGGTCTCCCTATTCTACAGAAGGTGAATTGTTGAAGCAG TTTGAAGACATAGGATCTCATGGCACAAAGATTGTCATCTTCAATCTATGGAATAATGATGATGGAGAGATGGAGCTTGATTTCGAATCTGATGCAAAG GATGTGATGATTAGCGGTGGACATAAAATGCTGCCGTCAAAAACtgtttcaaaaatacaaaagcaGAAATATGTCGCAACTCAATTATGGTATTCTCTTCGA GCTTATTCATCCATCTTATATCTGCATTTACCGATGAACTTTAGGATTATTTTGCGTGGTCATGTTGTTGACCCTCATTACATTGTGAATGATCTCAAATTCCGTGAAGGTATCAAGTATAGACCACAACTCTTGGGGAACATGGAG GGTGAGATCAACACCATTATTGGGTACTTGGAAGGCTCCCCAAATATTGATGTTCatggttttaatatatatcacaAAAACCGGCTCATATTG CCATTTCTTCCAGTTGTTTCCTCCACAAATGGCAAGGGCAAAGGTGTTGCTG GAGTTCTTGAAGCAAATTTCATTAAACCCACCCACAATAAACAAGATTTTGAGAGGTCAACCCTTTACCAGAGACTTGTTGGTCGCTTGAGAGAGATGACCACCGAATACTG GGATTTACATTGTCATCTGGTTGGCTATCGGACAAAGAGAGTTCCACCTTCTTTGCCACCATCAAGTTCTGTGCCTGCATATCCTATGCAACATTCAGTAGAATCCAGCGCACATGTCAATCCAAGACCTTTAAGAGAAATTCCTGCTGCCGCTGCTGCTTCAGAAGTATCTTCTTCTGAGCTAAATTCACATCATCCTGTGCTGAACGGCAATGACATTTTCCTGACAA ATAAAAGGAAACATGATGGTGTGATGCCTATAAGGGAATCACTTAAGAAGCAGGCTGTAATCAATGGAACACCCACTGAAGTTGCAAGCAATGGCAAGATGAAG GTCAGGCAGCCTACTCATATGAGAACCCAAGAGTCGATAATCATGAGACAAGAAAATGAGAAGCTCTGCGCAGA GTGTGCAGATCTGGAAATGAACACTAAAGAACTGTTGCTCAAG GAACAATATCTCAGACTTGAGTTGCAAATTGTCCAGGAAGCTTACGAGAAGTTGTCTATTGAGTATCAATCACGAAATCACTCAAAAGTGGAGAAGCTGTAG